The nucleotide window GCCGCCGTTATATATCAATGGATTTGGTGTAATGTTCAGCCGCGTCCTGAAGGAAATCAGTATGGGTATGTACACCCTTCATGTGACGATGACTTATCGTGATGATATTATCAAGTACTATAGACGACTTACGCAAATTACTCATACCTATTATTATGAGTTTACAACGTATCTTTTGGAGGAAGGATTGCTGCCAAGGCCCACATTTATCAACTTGCCGCAGTCTTCAGCTTACATTACTGATAAAGCCTATTTAAAAGGCACAAACATACTTGGTCACAAACGCAAATTAAATACGATTGAATTTGGCTACTTATATCACTTAATTGAAACAAATATTACAGGTATGCAACTCATTAGCGGCTTTGCCCAGTGTGCGGATGATAGTGATTTAAAACGTTACTTTTTAAAAGGCCAACAGCTTTCTAAAAAAATGATTGCGGAAGCAACGGCACTTCTTCAAGCCGAGGATATTCAAGTACCCGCAACACCAGGAGGTACAGTCACAAATTCCACTGTATCTCCTTTTTCAGAAAAATTAATGACCTACTGCGTATATTTGTTGAGTAATTTTGGACTAGGCGGGCAAAGCTTTGGTGCTGCCTTTAGTTTACGCAATGATTTAAATGCGACGATGAGCTTTTTAGCAAAGGATGTATTTGAATTTGCGCGTGATGGCATTCATATTATGATTGCGAATGGTTGGTTGGAAGAGCCGCCATCTATGGACATTCATCATTTGCGCTAAACATGCT belongs to Ectobacillus sp. JY-23 and includes:
- a CDS encoding DUF3231 family protein gives rise to the protein MSKQPLCSTEIGALWMTYQKKTVILRMLEYFRETAESTRARKLLDNMWKDLYPMVEELKHILQKEGAAVPIGFTEHDVNLNAPPLYINGFGVMFSRVLKEISMGMYTLHVTMTYRDDIIKYYRRLTQITHTYYYEFTTYLLEEGLLPRPTFINLPQSSAYITDKAYLKGTNILGHKRKLNTIEFGYLYHLIETNITGMQLISGFAQCADDSDLKRYFLKGQQLSKKMIAEATALLQAEDIQVPATPGGTVTNSTVSPFSEKLMTYCVYLLSNFGLGGQSFGAAFSLRNDLNATMSFLAKDVFEFARDGIHIMIANGWLEEPPSMDIHHLR